One Microlunatus soli genomic window carries:
- a CDS encoding sugar isomerase domain-containing protein, which yields MEPTLERDPSLAGDIYALAAPRDTDCFLIASNSGINGSVVEMARIVRDHGHRLIAITSLGHSRQVASRHPSGAKLYELADVVIDTGTPLGDAGLPIGDAIVVGATSSLVGVTAVQMITEGVCRRLLDRGRTPPVYRSMNVPGSDQANAALEAHYRGRVRPIEP from the coding sequence GATCCGTCGTTGGCCGGCGACATCTACGCCCTGGCGGCACCGCGGGACACCGACTGCTTCCTGATCGCCTCCAACTCCGGCATCAACGGCTCGGTGGTGGAGATGGCCAGGATCGTTCGTGATCATGGTCATCGGCTGATCGCGATCACCTCCCTGGGCCACAGCCGTCAGGTCGCCTCCCGACACCCCTCGGGCGCGAAGCTGTACGAACTCGCCGACGTGGTGATCGACACCGGCACACCGCTCGGCGACGCCGGGCTGCCGATCGGTGACGCGATCGTCGTCGGCGCCACCTCGTCACTGGTCGGCGTCACCGCGGTCCAGATGATCACCGAAGGCGTCTGCAGGCGGCTGCTCGACCGGGGCCGTACCCCACCGGTCTACCGATCGATGAACGTCCCCGGCAGCGACCAGGCCAACGCCGCCCTGGAAGCCCACTACCGCGGCCGGGTCCGACCGATCGAGCCCTAG
- a CDS encoding YbaK/EbsC family protein: MSTIEELPERSRTVQQALAAADLDAEIITLPSSARTAAEAAAALDCEVGAIANSLVFVSVDADGNRNPLLVMTSGRHRVDTTALAATLGHGAIDRARAEEVRAATGQVIGGVAPVGHPAPLPTVIDIALADYPQLWAAGGTPHTLFAMTYDELIAITGGRVEQVGD, encoded by the coding sequence ATGAGCACCATCGAGGAGCTGCCCGAACGTAGCCGTACCGTCCAGCAGGCTCTGGCGGCGGCCGACTTGGACGCCGAGATCATCACCCTGCCGTCCTCGGCCCGGACCGCCGCCGAGGCTGCCGCGGCGCTGGACTGTGAGGTCGGAGCGATCGCCAACAGCCTGGTTTTCGTCAGCGTCGATGCCGACGGCAACCGCAACCCGCTGCTGGTGATGACCAGCGGTCGGCACCGGGTCGACACCACGGCGCTGGCGGCCACCCTCGGCCACGGCGCCATCGACCGGGCCCGGGCCGAGGAGGTCCGGGCGGCGACCGGTCAGGTGATCGGCGGCGTCGCCCCGGTCGGCCATCCGGCCCCGTTGCCGACCGTGATCGACATCGCCCTGGCCGACTACCCGCAACTCTGGGCCGCCGGCGGCACCCCGCACACCCTGTTCGCGATGACCTACGACGAGCTGATCGCGATCACCGGCGGCCGTGTCGAACAGGTCGGCGACTGA
- a CDS encoding gamma carbonic anhydrase family protein has translation MATNDARSRSAAGSALILPYAGTAPTIDPQAWVAPNATVIGAATLEAESSVYYGAVIRADMAEVRLGVGSNLQDNVVVHTDTGHPSLIGAGVSVGHLAVVHGCTIADNVLIGMGATILNGAQIGTGSLVAAGTVVLEGTVIPPRSLVAGVPGKVRRELSDAEVDKVIANAQEYLQLTAEHRQL, from the coding sequence ATGGCGACCAACGATGCGAGATCCCGCTCAGCCGCCGGTTCGGCACTGATCCTGCCGTACGCCGGCACGGCACCGACCATCGACCCGCAGGCCTGGGTCGCGCCGAACGCCACCGTGATCGGTGCCGCCACCCTGGAGGCGGAATCGTCGGTCTACTACGGTGCGGTCATCCGGGCCGACATGGCCGAGGTCAGGCTCGGTGTGGGCAGCAATCTCCAGGACAACGTCGTGGTGCACACCGACACCGGGCACCCGAGCCTGATCGGCGCCGGCGTCAGTGTCGGCCACCTGGCGGTGGTGCACGGCTGCACGATCGCCGACAACGTGTTGATCGGGATGGGGGCAACCATCCTGAACGGCGCCCAGATCGGCACCGGTTCGCTGGTCGCTGCCGGCACGGTCGTGCTGGAAGGCACGGTGATCCCGCCCCGATCGCTGGTCGCCGGGGTGCCAGGAAAGGTCCGCCGCGAGCTGTCCGACGCCGAGGTGGACAAGGTGATCGCCAACGCTCAGGAATACCTGCAGCTGACCGCCGAACACCGGCAGCTCTGA
- a CDS encoding lysoplasmalogenase family protein translates to MWVLTAAFVVCSILDLVAEALGLDGAAFFLRLLAMPLLIGVLLAARPALSRTVVLVLGALVLSWLGDTAGGASNLAKIVLFLVAQFFFIAAFWPHRRHSLLRRRWAVLVYVALAGVIAVALISKAGDLAVPIAIYGLSLVTMAILATGISRRAGVGGLLFVISDSLLGLSWFYHPVSDNILDFLIMLTYLTAQGLLVWGVIRADQRRRSLG, encoded by the coding sequence ATGTGGGTCCTGACCGCGGCGTTCGTGGTGTGTTCGATCCTCGATCTGGTCGCTGAGGCGCTGGGGCTGGACGGCGCCGCCTTCTTCCTCCGGTTGCTGGCGATGCCGCTGTTGATCGGTGTGCTGCTGGCCGCCCGACCGGCACTCAGCCGCACGGTCGTGCTGGTTCTCGGTGCGCTGGTGCTGTCCTGGCTCGGTGACACCGCGGGCGGCGCCAGCAACCTGGCCAAGATCGTGCTGTTCCTGGTCGCCCAGTTCTTCTTCATCGCCGCCTTCTGGCCGCACCGGCGACACAGTCTGCTGAGACGTCGGTGGGCGGTGCTGGTCTATGTGGCGTTGGCCGGTGTGATCGCCGTCGCGCTGATCAGCAAGGCCGGCGACCTGGCGGTGCCGATCGCGATCTACGGTCTGAGCCTGGTCACGATGGCCATCCTGGCCACCGGCATCAGCCGGCGTGCCGGTGTCGGCGGGCTGCTGTTCGTGATCAGCGACTCGCTGCTCGGGCTCAGTTGGTTCTACCACCCGGTGTCGGACAACATCCTCGACTTCCTGATCATGCTCACCTACCTGACTGCGCAGGGGCTGCTGGTCTGGGGTGTGATCCGCGCCGATCAGCGGAGACGGTCACTGGGATAG
- a CDS encoding uracil-xanthine permease family protein → MSFNGLGPWKLKGDGKNVGADQIVGPGERLSWPRTIGIGAQHVVAMFGATFLVPLLTGFPPSTTLFFSGIGTILFLLITGNRLPSYLGSSFAFIAPITALTASHGRSGVLVGIIAVGLLLALIGVVVQLTGTRWLQVLMPPVVAGAIVALIGLNLASAAKDNFVKQPVIAVITLAAVVLCAVLFRGLLGRLSIFIGVLIGYIAALIARAVDFQAVRDAPWIGLPDFTAPTNPFTHPQLWGILPAFLPLVLALVAENVGHVRGVAQLTDPSVNKLTGRALIADGVATVIAGSGGGSGTTTYGENIGVMAATRVYSTAAYWVAAIVAIALGLSPKIGAAINTIPAGVLGGVTTALYGLIGIIGVKIWLDNKVDFSKPQNQFTAAIALIIGISDLTFHAGQITLGGIAVGSIAAIVVYHLMSLVAHWRGTSSGPATP, encoded by the coding sequence ATGTCCTTCAACGGCCTCGGGCCCTGGAAGCTGAAGGGCGACGGCAAGAACGTCGGTGCCGATCAGATCGTCGGCCCCGGCGAGCGGCTCAGTTGGCCTCGTACGATCGGGATCGGCGCCCAGCATGTCGTCGCGATGTTCGGTGCCACCTTCCTGGTACCGCTGCTGACCGGCTTCCCGCCCAGCACCACCCTCTTCTTCTCCGGGATCGGGACGATCCTGTTCCTGCTGATCACCGGCAACCGGCTGCCCAGCTATCTGGGATCCTCGTTCGCCTTCATCGCCCCGATCACGGCGCTGACGGCATCCCACGGTCGTTCCGGTGTGCTGGTCGGCATCATCGCCGTCGGACTGCTGCTGGCACTGATCGGCGTCGTCGTCCAACTGACCGGCACCCGGTGGCTGCAGGTGCTGATGCCGCCGGTTGTGGCCGGTGCGATCGTCGCCCTGATCGGCCTCAACCTCGCGTCGGCGGCCAAGGACAACTTCGTCAAGCAGCCGGTGATCGCGGTGATCACCCTGGCCGCCGTGGTGCTCTGCGCCGTCCTGTTCCGCGGTCTGCTCGGCCGGTTGTCGATCTTCATCGGCGTGCTCATCGGCTACATCGCCGCGTTGATCGCCCGAGCGGTCGACTTCCAGGCGGTCCGGGATGCGCCGTGGATCGGGTTGCCCGACTTCACCGCGCCGACCAATCCGTTCACCCATCCGCAGCTGTGGGGGATCCTGCCGGCCTTCCTGCCGCTGGTGCTTGCGCTGGTCGCCGAAAACGTCGGGCACGTCCGCGGTGTCGCCCAGTTGACCGATCCGAGCGTCAACAAGCTGACCGGTCGAGCGCTGATCGCCGACGGTGTGGCAACCGTGATCGCCGGGTCCGGCGGTGGCTCCGGCACCACCACCTACGGGGAGAACATCGGGGTGATGGCGGCCACCCGGGTCTACTCCACGGCTGCCTACTGGGTGGCCGCGATCGTGGCGATCGCGCTCGGACTGTCACCCAAGATCGGCGCCGCGATCAACACCATCCCGGCCGGTGTGCTCGGCGGTGTCACCACAGCGCTGTACGGGCTGATCGGCATCATCGGGGTGAAGATCTGGCTGGACAACAAGGTCGACTTCTCCAAGCCGCAGAATCAGTTCACCGCGGCTATCGCGCTGATCATCGGGATCTCCGACCTGACCTTCCACGCCGGTCAGATCACCCTGGGCGGAATCGCCGTCGGCAGCATTGCCGCGATCGTGGTCTACCACCTGATGAGCCTGGTGGCCCACTGGCGCGGCACATCCAGCGGACCCGCGACCCCGTGA